A DNA window from Sphingopyxis macrogoltabida contains the following coding sequences:
- a CDS encoding pyridoxamine 5'-phosphate oxidase family protein, with the protein MARNYLHTIFTDAARAMQERQGSRAAYARMELGADGTPDPIGPREADFIAARDSFYMASVTADGWPYMQHRGGPAGFLRHIEGNRIGFADYRGNRQYISAANLAGDDRVSLFLMDYPSRERLKLLGHARTVELADDPALVTSLMPAGYQATPERAFLIEVIGWEWNCSQHITPRFTEDQISAAVRPMAAELNQLRAEVTALRAQLSGE; encoded by the coding sequence ATGGCCCGCAACTATCTCCACACCATCTTCACCGACGCGGCGCGCGCGATGCAGGAACGGCAGGGGTCACGCGCCGCTTATGCGCGGATGGAGCTCGGCGCCGACGGCACCCCCGATCCGATCGGGCCGCGCGAGGCGGACTTCATCGCAGCGCGCGACAGCTTCTATATGGCCAGCGTCACCGCCGACGGCTGGCCCTATATGCAGCATCGCGGCGGCCCCGCCGGTTTCCTCCGCCATATCGAGGGCAACCGCATCGGCTTCGCCGATTATCGCGGCAACCGCCAATATATCAGCGCCGCCAATCTGGCGGGCGACGACCGCGTGTCGCTGTTCCTGATGGACTATCCGAGCCGCGAGCGGCTGAAGCTGCTCGGCCATGCACGCACCGTCGAACTCGCCGACGATCCCGCGCTCGTCACCTCGCTGATGCCGGCGGGCTATCAGGCGACGCCCGAGCGCGCCTTCCTGATCGAAGTGATCGGCTGGGAATGGAATTGCTCGCAGCATATCACCCCGCGCTTCACCGAAGACCAGATTTCCGCCGCGGTGCGCCCGATGGCGGCTGAACTCAACCAGTTGCGCGCCGAAGTCACGGCGCTGCGCGCCCAGCTATCGGGAGAATGA